A DNA window from Hordeum vulgare subsp. vulgare chromosome 1H, MorexV3_pseudomolecules_assembly, whole genome shotgun sequence contains the following coding sequences:
- the LOC123417581 gene encoding calcineurin B-like protein 4, translating into MGCAWSSSSPSRSPSNREQRAQGYEEPAVLAAETSFTVNEVEALYELYKKLSFSIFKDGLIHKEEFRLALFRNSKGANLFADRVFDLFDLKRNGVIEFGEFVRSLSIFHPKAPESDKTAFAFKLYDLRGTGYIEKEELREMVVALLDESDLCLSDSAIEEIVDNTFSQADSDGDGRINPKEWEEFVNKNPASLRNMSLPYLQDITTTFPSFVMHSEVEDYSGISK; encoded by the exons ATGGGCTGCGcctggtcgtcgtcgtcgccgtcgcgttCGCCGTCGAATCGTGAGCAACGCGCCCAGGGGTACGAGGAGCCCGCCGTCCTCGCCGCCGAGACTTCCT TCACGGTGAACGAGGTGGAGGCGCTGTACGAGCTCTACAAGAAGCTCAGCTTCTCCATCTTCAAGGACGGCCTCATCCACAAG GAGGAGTTCCGGCTGGCCCTGTTCAGGAACAGCAAAGGGGCAAACCTCTTCGCGGACAGGGTGTTCGACCTCTTCGATCTCAAGCGCAACGGGGTGATCGAGTTCGGCGAGTTCGTGCGCTCGCTCAGCATCTTCCACCCCAAAGCGCCTGAATCTGACAAGACCGCGT TTGCATTCAAGCTGTATGATCTGAGGGGGACAGGATACATCGAGAAAGAAGAG CTTCGGGAGATGGTGGTGGCACTTCTTGATGAGTCCGACCTATGCCTCTCCGATAGCGCCATCGAGGAGATTGTCGATAAT ACATTCAGTCAAGCAGACTCGGATGGTGATGGCAGGATAAACCCCAAGGAATGGGAAGAGTTTGTCAACAAGAACCCGGCATCGCTGAGGAACATGTCACTGCCCTATCTCCA GGACATTACGACGACGTTTCCGAGCTTTGTAATGCATTCAGAAGTCGAAGATTATAGTGGAATTAGCAAATAA